One window of the Pyrus communis chromosome 17, drPyrComm1.1, whole genome shotgun sequence genome contains the following:
- the LOC137721992 gene encoding (+)-neomenthol dehydrogenase-like, which produces MAEEAVKRYAVVTGANRGIGFATVKQLASNGITVVLTARDEKRGLEALEKLKEFGVSDRVVFHQLDVTDSVSVATLADFVKTQFGKLDILINNAAVVGSIVTPENFKSALSGKVRFYVHQGKVIFPFGIEATRPEAINWSEISTIPNYKVAEQCLKTNYYEITNNQAKYEALIIGLEILMELEATEVEVFGNSELVINQLNGEYKCRHITMAGYYLVTTQLLRYWGDKISVSHIPIESNTIANEMAQLAIGVQIQEKRFEIEVEL; this is translated from the exons ATGGCAGAAGAAGCAGTAAAGAG gtaTGCAGTTGTGACAGGAGCTAACAGAGGGATTGGATTTGCCACAGTTAAGCAGTTGGCTTCAAATGGGATCACAGTGGTTTTAACTGCTAGAGATGAGAAGAGAGGTCTTGAAGCTcttgaaaaattgaaagagtTCGGAGTCTCAGACCGGGTGGTttttcatcagcttgatgtaACAGATTCTGTCAGTGTTGCTACATTGGCGGATTTTGTCAAAACCCAATTCGGGAAACTCGATATCTTG ATAAACAATGCAGCAGTTGTGGGAAGCATAGTAACCCCTGAAAATTTCAAGTCAGCTTTAAGTGGTAAGGTGAGGTTCTATGTGCATCAAGGAAAGGTGATTTTTCCTTTTGGGATTGAAGCAACG AGGCCTGAAGCAATCAACTGGAGTGAAATATCGACAATACCAAACTACAAGGTAGCGGAACAATGCCTGAAGACAAACTACTATG AGATTACCAACAATCAGGCAAAATATGAGGCACTGATAATTGGCTTAGAAATTCTGATGGAGTTGGAGGCAACCGAGGTTGAAGTATTTGGCAACTCAGAATTGGTGATCAACCAACTAAATGGAGAATACAAATGCAGACACATTACTATGGCTGGTTATTACTTGGTGACCACGCAATTATTAAGATATTGGGGTGATAAAATTTCAGTCAGCCATATCCCCATAGAATCAAATACAATAGCCAATGAAATGGCTCAGTTGGCTATTGGAGTGCAGATCCAAGAAAAAAGGTTCGAGATAGAAGTAgaattgtaa
- the LOC137723668 gene encoding (+)-neomenthol dehydrogenase-like, producing MAEATKRYAVVTGANKGVGFGTVKQLASNGIMVVLTARDEKRGLEALEKLKEFGVSDRVVFHQLDVTNSASIASLADFVKTQFGKLDILVNNAGINGSIVNTESFRSAMPDEINWSEISMTPNYELAEECLKTNYYGPKSVTEALLPLLKLSDSPRIINVSSGAAKLMNFPNGWAKEVLSDAESLTEERIDAVLSEFLEDYKQGLLETKSWPLIFPAYKVSKAALNAYTRTLAKKYPKFCINCGSPGSVKTNMTFNFGILTIDEGAESIVRLALIPSGGPTGLYFVREEVTPF from the exons ATGGCAGAGGCAACAAAGAG GTATGCTGTTGTGACAGGGGCTAACAAAGGGGTTGGATTTGGCACAGTTAAGCAGTTGGCTTCAAATGGGATCATGGTGGTGTTAACTGCTAGAGATGAGAAGAGGGGTCTTGAAGCTcttgaaaaattgaaagagtTTGGCGTCTCCGACCGGGTGGTttttcatcagcttgatgtaACAAATTCTGCTAGCATTGCTTCccttgcagattttgtgaaaacccaATTCGGAAAACTCGATATCTTG GTAAACAATGCAGGAATTAATGGTAGCATAGTAAACACTGAAAGTTTTAGATCAGCT ATGCCTGATGAAATCAATTGGAGTGAAATATCGATGACACCAAACTATGAGTTAGCAGAAGAATGCCTGAAAACAAACTACTATGGTCCCAAAAGTGTGACTGAGGCGCTTTTACCCCTCCTCAAGCTATCTGATTCGCCAAGAATCATTAATGTTTCTTCCGGTGCTGCTAAGCTAATG AATTTTCCAAATGGATGGGCTAAAGAGGTGCTTAGTGATGCTGAAAGCCTTACAGAAGAGAGAATAGATGCTGTTTTGAGTGAGTTTTTGGAAGACTATAAACAAGGCTTGCTAGAAACCAAAAGCTGGCCTCTTATCTTCCCAGCTTATAAGGTCTCGAAAGCAGCCCTGAATGCGTACACTAGGACTCTGGCCAAGAAGTATCCAAAATTCTGCATCAACTGTGGCAGCCCTGGATCAGTCAAAACAAATATGACCTTCAATTTTGGCATCTTAACCATTGACGAAGGAGCTGAGAGCATTGTCAGGTTGGCACTAATCCCCAGTGGTGGTCCTACTGGCCTTTACTTTGTTCGGGAAGAAGTGACACCTTTTTGA